The DNA window taagcgcaaatcccccaggattcaacaggttcttcCCCGATTCTCATTATCAATCTGAGGTATCAGAACAACAAGAAATACTCTTTTAGTTGACTGGAAGACGTAACCAGAAAATTCAAAGATAAGGAAGTATAAAGAGATTTTTTCAATTAACACGTtaagtgttttttattttttctattatatccaaAAGTAAAAGTGTAGGTATATATAAGAGAGGGAGAGAAATAGTGTTTAATGACTTGGACTAAATCAAGTCATCATTATAATAAATTCATTATTGAccacattaattttaataatgataataatattaataattttctttgaaaatatattttcatatttgtcACTTAAGATTTGAGacaaaaaactatttaaaacttttgaaatattaTCAAAATTTACAACAAGTAATACTAGGAATAACGTGCAAATTTCGAAACCCTCCTCGTAACCAAGAGTCTCTACAATTGGGTAATCATTCCCCAAATCACGATATCCCCCTTCGAAGCATTTGCAATTTTTTCAATGTGCTTTGCTAGAAATGAGGCAACACCAATAGAGGATCAAATGATCATAGCCTAGAGCAAAATAATCCTCGTTAGCTAGTTACTGTTTCACAAATAGTACGTGAGAGGACCTTTTGaaggcatcaagtggttccatccccctcctgATCGGGGgacgagttctggcatcaagtgattCCATCCTCCTCCCgttcgaaccgtggttctccctatcaaatccagcgccaatcaccactggaccaactaacgattggtgatAGATTTGTGACTTTGtccattctattttttttattctcttttctttctcAATAAATGAtgccttattaaaaaaaaaaatttgaaattgaaggattttatattttttgaaattgtgaTACTGTTTAGGGATCAAAACATAACTAATTCTGTTTGCATTATTTTTTTCCAATTCCAATCGAAGTCCTGTGTTAGTAGAAAGTCCCGAGTGAGCAAAATCGTCAGTAAAGCTACCACCAACCACCTTCAGTCGCCACCACCGTTTAGGGTTTCTTCCGTTTTCCGATTCCATCTCCCCAAGTTAGGGTTTTTCCTCGCCATGGCCGACGGCTTCTGGAACCGCCAGCAGACGCTTCTCCCCCATTCCGGCCTGCACAAACGACCCCGTTCAGATTACGGTTCGTTTCCCCTTTTATTCTCCATCAATTTCTATCACGCTTGTTTAGTCCAATTTGTCATTTTTCTCTTTTGTTGTTACTGTTGTTGTTTTTAATGCAAATTAATGAAATTGCCCAAATAAGTCGAAACTTCACTTTGTTATTGTTTTGAATTTAGATTCTTTAGGGCGTGTTTGGATTGAGGAGTTTAGAGGAAATTAAATGTTGAGGGAAACTGAAATGATACCCCTTTTCACCCTAGAATGTTCATAGAAGATTGCTaaaaaatcctcttttttttggATGGATTTAGCTGTTATCAATAACACCAATGCCATTTGGGATAATTGAATGCTTTGGAGTTTGGACAACTGTTTTATAAGTTTAGATTGAGGAAGCTGATTACTTCACATTTGGATGTCAGGGTTTATTGTTGTGGTGTTAGATCTTATTATCCTAATATGGGTAGTTAAAAATGTGGTCTTGCATGTATGATCTTAAATTCTTACAATCTTTTATGTTGCCAAAGATCTTGATCAAAAGTAGAACCGGAAATTGGGGAATTATGTAGGATCGATCGGTTGCTGATTCTCTTTTTTGGATGGATTTTTCTGTCACTAACACCAATGACATTTGTGATAATTGGACGCTTTGGTTTCGTCAACTTTTTTATAAGCTTAAATTGAGGAAGTTGATTACTTTACTTTTGTATGTTAGGGTATACTGTTAATCACTGTAGTTAAAATTAAAACCGTGATTCTGCATGTATGATCTTAAATTCTTACAATCTTTCACATTGCATAAGATCTCAATCACAAGCAGAATCTGAAATTGGCTATACAATTGCTAATCTTACCTGTGTAATAAATGAGACCGCTGTGGTTTTGTCAATCCCTGGTTCTGCGAACTGTGTTCCGTGTCTCGGTTGCAAAAAATCATTTtgccttgattaaatcagaaacatAAAAGCAAGTCAATATTGTGCGTGCCTGAGTTTGATTTTAAGGGGTTACCTGAGTTCAATTTCGACTGCTGCAAGCATCTTATGATTCCGACTGCAGAGACATTATTTGAGTTTGAAGGTATCTGAGTTGGAGCCATTCTTTCTGTCGCTCGGGCATGTGCAACTTTTCTGTGATCATCTTCTGATTTCTTTACTGCGAGCATTTTGGTTCTCTCTGCTCCTTGTTCAATGTTCTCTCTGTCCGTGTTATTTGCTGGTCACACACACTGCTTCTACTTCAGAAATTTTCCTTCTGTGTTGGCATGATACTCTCTGGATGCTGCTTCATCTCTTTGAAAGTCTTTTTTCTTCCAACAGTCGTCAACAAAGTTTGGTTGTGTGCTTTTGAACCTTACATGATGAGCTTTATTGAAATTCATCAACCCTTTAATCATACGCTTCTCTCTTTAATTATGAACTGATCTATTCCCTTTTGGTTATTTATTTCTTGTCATAATCACTATTAATAAAAAGGTAACTATATAAATATGTATAACATAAAATAACCATAATTACAGATTGTCATTCTCACTCAACTTCTTTCAGTAGGATTGTACAATCCGTGTTTATTACCCAATATTTTCAATCTTAGACTCTCTTTCCAATTTTAGGTGATGGATGAATTAACTGTAAATATTATAATGTGTTTATCCTGTCAAATCGTAACATCGCAAAAGATACTATGGAGTTTGAGTGTATCTATAAACTAAACTAATTGAACAAACTAAATATGAAGAGACATTGCTGGGCTGTGAGGTGATCTCGTTTCTGTGTTTAAGTTCTTAGTGATTAAGGTCTACTTCTACTAAAATAGAAGAACATCATTTTAGTATCATTGTCATGTCAAAGGTGTAATTTTCACGTAGATGCAACTGTGACTGGGTGACAGTAGTGTCAATCCTTGAAGTTGTGATTTTTCAATGGTTATCAGTAAACAAAACCTTTTCAATGTCAATCCTTTACTTGCGTTTTCTAAATCTATCTTAAAAACTAAACTGTTAGTTCTTCAACCTCAAATTGTGTTTCTGCAACAGCACCTAGTTTCTCAGGTCTTTTCTCACCGAACATAACTCAGATCCTCATAGAAAGAAACTTAGTAATGTGTATGTAGTTGCTAGTGGTTAGGCTTATATGTCTATAATCATTTCACAGTGCAAGGACAATTTGGGCTCTAAATTGATGAAAATAGAGTTCGTATTTATCACATGGTTTCCTTAATGGGTTTCTTCTCAACTTTACATTGATGAGGTTATTGCTTACTTCATTCCAATTTCTAACTACTCTTGAAGAAAGAAATAGTAAAACTTTTGAGTCTTTGGTGTTTTTCCTATTTATAAGCTTTATCTTGGGATTTAAGACAGCGATTCGATTCTTTAATGAAAGGCTTATATTGGTTTTGTTCCGGGTGAATATATGTATAGGAACAAAAAAATACTCACGCAGTCATCACCAATACCAAATAAGACTTCCTTCTTCATGCCATAATCCCTTGCTGCAGCACTTGATGACATGCTTCTAGTAAGGCAATGATTTTCATGCTTAACTCAGTTGATTCTCATGTTTCTTGTTCATGATGATAGCCAACAAAATATTAGCTTTAGATATTGTTATGAAGAAACAATAATCTAAGTCCACTTCTGCATTTCATCAATAAGGCAGGAGGTTAGGTAATACCCAGGCTTGAATAAGTAACTATGATAAATTTTTCTGGGGAAACTACTATAATGCTGATATAGAATACTTGTGGAGCCATAGTTGCTAAATTGCGGTTAAGGTGGCTCTCTAATGCAATTGCATTATTGAATTTGACGAAACTGCCATTAATATTGCATCGTAGATTCTGCAAATCAGGTGTAACAACCACCAATGGTAAAGTGGGTACAGCGGATGCGCACCTATTGTGAGAAACagggtagtttttttttttaaaaaagaactgAACGGTCACTGTTGTCTCACGtgacttttttttatattttttttatgactaGTGCTGTGCTCTTCATATTTTGCTATCAGCCCCAGTTGAATAGAAACTGGCAATCCGCCGCACAAGTATAAGAAACATAAAAGAGTACACAGCTTAGTTGGGAAGTCAAATACTATGTATCACTGATTAGAAGATACAGTTTTAGCTCTGAAAATTAGCCCAACCTCATTCAATTATATTGGTGACCAAAACAAGTTGCTAGTTGGGAGGATAATTAGAGATGAGATGCTGGGAATGAGAAGGTCCACGGGAATGAAAGTTATGCTGCTCTTAATTGGAAGCTGTATATAGGGATGCATGCATGAGAGCCTAGAAAATGTATCAGACAAAGAATCAGAATCGTAGCACAGCTCATAAGATCCTAATATTAGAGAAAAAgatacacaaacacacacacacatgcaTAAATATTATGATAGATGAAGAAAAGATACCCATCCATCCACAGACTCATAAATTCATAATTAACTCAAACAGCTAAGTTCAAAATTGGTTCCCTGCAAAAATGAATCCATTAAAACAAGAAATTAGAGGATGAATTCTCAACCTCATAAGAATGAGACGAACCACACCCAACTCGCAAGAGATAGAGGAATGAACGGAAGAGATTCTGAgagaagaaaggaagatattttgCCTCAAGACCGGACTTGTGTGAGGAAGAAGTAAAAATTTCAATATTATTTTACCATCCAAAATCTTGGGTTTTTTGTTGACAAAACCCAGCCCATGTTGGGTCAATTCCCAATGATCTTCTACGATCCTATTGCTTCTCTGACCTCACTCACCCTGATCCCATTCACATTGCCACATGGAAAAGGGGTTTTGAATTGTAAGATTGGACGATCCTACGCAGTTATCACCGATCTTACATACACTGTATATTGGGGAAGAGGTTGGAGGATAAATGAATAGATTTTTTGTTTATGTTCTAGGTGTTTTCTTTAGAACAATTGAACTTGTACAACATATCTAATGCTGAAACATCTTTATATATGcgttatctttttatttttttatttgtatattgaTCTAATGCTTTTTGTATATATGTAACTGATTTATTTCAATTACTATACAACTTCCGCTATTTGCCTGCAATGTAATGTAATCAAACCATTTGACATATTGGTATTGTGTCCTTGTatcttgttttattttgattttcagcATATATTGTGTCCTAGTGTAGTCAAGATCTAGTGCTGGATCTTACGATCTTACGTGCTGAGATTGCCTTTCAGTGCTACGATCGGAGAAAGATCTCTTTTCGTGCATGGTGTGGTCAAGATCGAGCTTTCTAGAAcaagataataaaaaaatagtgCTGGGCCTGTTTTTTTGGGCTGTCTAACTGGGTTGGGTTTTCTTAAGTGAAAACCCGGTTATTATTTCAATTAGGTTCTCCCTCCTAAGTCCTAACCCTAAAACAGAATCGGCTGCATCTTTCACGATAGGTGCTGGCAACTCTGCAActttcaagcttcatcttccCATCCCCATTCCGTTTTCCTCTCTTGCCCCTCTGTTATCGTCGCCGTTAATCTTCCCCACGGCAACGACGACGGCCGCGACCAGTTCTCTCTCTACCATCGGTATTCGTGTTCATCATTTCCCTATCACTGTTTGTGTTCTTCTCCCATAATTTTTCTTAACACTATTTTCTCCCCTTTGTAATGGCTTCAAATATATATGAAATTACCAATTTGCTCTTCCGTAGGATCTTACGTGCCGTTCTACGATCCTAGTTTTATGATCTTTCACATGTCCGATCCTACTTAAGATCTCGTGCTTGTTCCTCGTGATATTGTTCATTTTCTCTGATAAATAATAGTAAAAGTGATTTGTTGTTGTCTTATTATTTTTCTTGGGGATAGTTTGACATTGGACTGATTAGTTAATTTTATTAATGTAGCATGCACACTTTTCTATTAAATTTGATGTTTAGAAGTGTatgaatatgaatgatatataatTTATAAGATATGGAGATTTTTTCCATAAATTGTTAGAGATGATAATCTGTCATTACTTTTATCTTTTACACTACAGAAATGCCAGCTACTGGTCTGCCTCCTGGAATTGAGATGCATAATTATCTTGCTCGCGAAGAGGACCGTTCTGGTCACCCAATGGTAAAGGACACAAAAACGATTGGATCTGCGTATGATCGCTACCTTCAGAGTGGGGTAACATTACATCCTTTTATGCATGCTAAAATAAATTACTATTTATTTTTTTGGGCATTTTCACTGGTTGTTACATTACCTGAAAACATACATCTTGTTTGGTTTTGAAGCAACTTTCTTCATTTACTTCTGCCGGGGAAGCCAGTACAGTTGGTGCTCTTGGGTTGCAAAGGGGTGTTGGTGGATTACCGAACCATTCACTAGGTGATCCTGCTCTCATGGGGCGTCACGGTGGTGGTGGTCCTGATTTTGCACCGAATGGACGGGGTATCAATTATGGGTTTCAGCCACCTGTGGATGCAATTTCAAGGCCTGGACCGGAAACAGCACTCCTACCCCCAGATGCTTCCCCTACGTTATATATTGAAGGTCTACCTTCTGATTGTACAAGAAGGGAAGTGGCTCGTATCCTTTTTGTTATGATGCAAAGCTTCTGAATTTTATCATCTTGTTTTCGTCTATGACTCTTgaacttcatttatttcaattcTGTTATACGTATATTCCTTAACATAGTCTTTAGATATTTTCCGCCCTTTTGTTGGATACAGAGAAGTGAGACTTGTCAGCAAAGAGGCCAAACATGTAAGAGTATTGTTTGTAACAGATGGCTGCTTGTATTGTAGCTAAAATGTCCCCTTTATGCTGAACTGTCTGTTTTTTGCAGCGTGGAGATCCTTTGATTCTTTGTTTTGTGGACTTCGCAAATCCAGCTTGTGCAGCAACTGCTTTGAGTGCCTTGCAAGGTATTATTTCTATATAGTTTCTTTTTTGGCGATTATCATTTTTATTCAGATACCTATGCTGTCAATCACCTTGCTACAGCAAGTGATCACGGATTCGCATTGCGGAGGCGACGCCGACTGCGCGCGTTCAACAGGTGCGCAGTCGCGGCCGCAAATTGCTCTGTTTTGACATCTCTTTTTGATGTTCATTCCTGTTTTTGAGTCCACAATTAGGCTCTCAGGGAAATCTCTCAAGTGCCCACTCTTTTTTAAATGTTGTGTCTATTTATTAAGGGTATATTGGTCATTCAATGTGTTTTAAGTGGcctgttgttttattttttatgtgaCTGCATTTACTCTTTTCAATGTGTTTTCCCCGTTTCTGCACGCGAAGCTCTCTTAAGTCGTCTTCTGTGTGCGCGTGAAGCCCTCtctttcttctgcttcttattccCGCAAAGTTCACTGTTCCTTCCTTCTTCTGCAAAGATTTGgctttctgtttttttttctttttgtttctttttctccgTTCTTTGGGTTTTAGTGAGTACACCAAAATACATATCTCATCTGAACAATGCCATTTTGATTACTTTTAGA is part of the Vicia villosa cultivar HV-30 ecotype Madison, WI linkage group LG2, Vvil1.0, whole genome shotgun sequence genome and encodes:
- the LOC131653032 gene encoding RNA-binding protein 1-like isoform X1, with amino-acid sequence MADGFWNRQQTLLPHSGLHKRPRSDYEMPATGLPPGIEMHNYLAREEDRSGHPMVKDTKTIGSAYDRYLQSGQLSSFTSAGEASTVGALGLQRGVGGLPNHSLGDPALMGRHGGGGPDFAPNGRGINYGFQPPVDAISRPGPETALLPPDASPTLYIEGLPSDCTRREVAHIFRPFVGYREVRLVSKEAKHRGDPLILCFVDFANPACAATALSALQGYKVDEINPESSYLRLQFSRYPGPRIGGGPRSSGPGPRSSGPGPRSGAGSRGGRR
- the LOC131653032 gene encoding RNA-binding protein 1-like isoform X2, with translation MPATGLPPGIEMHNYLAREEDRSGHPMVKDTKTIGSAYDRYLQSGQLSSFTSAGEASTVGALGLQRGVGGLPNHSLGDPALMGRHGGGGPDFAPNGRGINYGFQPPVDAISRPGPETALLPPDASPTLYIEGLPSDCTRREVAHIFRPFVGYREVRLVSKEAKHRGDPLILCFVDFANPACAATALSALQGYKVDEINPESSYLRLQFSRYPGPRIGGGPRSSGPGPRSSGPGPRSGAGSRGGRR